GGAGAACCGTTCCGTGGAGAGTCGCCCCCCGGGGAACCGCCCCGCGCGGAATCCGCCCGTGGAGAACCAACCCGCGCGGAACCACCCCGCGGGGAGTCGCCCCGCCAGGGGCGCTCCCGAGGGGCGCGGGGAACTGCGCGGCCAGCCCCAGCGGACCCGCACGCAAATAACCCGCCTGCCCTGGAGGGCCACGGGGCGCAACGAACGGCGGTGTACTACAGGCCGTACACCACTGCACCCACGCCGTAGCTGGCCGCGCAGTTCCCCGCGCCCCTGAAGGGCGTCAGGGCGGGCGCATGTCGGCCACTGCACCCACGCCGTGGCTGATCGCGCAGTTCCCCGCGCCCCTAAAAGCGCCAGGGCGGGCGCATATCAGCCACTGCACCCACGCCGTGGCCGGCCGCGCTGTTCCCCGCGCCCTCCGGAAGGCGCCGTGGCGGACCGGCGCCGCCTTCCCCCACCCAGCGGCAGCGTCACGGCATCTTGTTGCCGATCAGTGCAAGATTCTGGATCGCCGCCAACCCGTACAACGCGGTCGTGTTCGTCGACACCCAGGACGCCTCGCTGCCGGCGACGAGCCCCACCGGCCCCGCCACCTCCTTCGTGGACCAGTCGGTCGACTCCTTGTAGTCCCACGTGTCGGCACTGTTGTAGAACTGCCGCCACGCCCGCGCGGCCAGCGCGTCGTCCCCCAGCTCCACCGCCGCGTACGCGTCCTGCCGCGAGTGCCCCTGGAACAGCAGCAGCGACCCGAAGTCGGAGCCGTAACGGGCCTTCTGCTCGGCCTTGGTCGCGTTGAAGTACCGGCAGTAGTCGAGCCACGCCTCCTTGAACCGCGGCATGTCGATCTGGTCGAGCAGTTCGGCGTTCAGCTCGACGAGCCCGAACATCGCGGACAGGTGCGACACCCCCACCACGGCGGAGTCCGCGACGGCGAACTTCCCGGTGTCCAGGTCGTACAGCGCACTGCCCTGGACGAACCCGTTCGGCTGCGCGGCGATGGTCTCCATCGTGGACAGCACCCGCGCCCGCGCCTTCTCCCACTTCGGCCCGCGCCGCTCCCATTCGGTGAGCCACGCCGACACGAGCCCGCTCCAGTCGGTGCCGAAGCCGATGGAGAGGGCGTTGCGGTCCGGCTCGTACGGCTCGGTGCGGATCTTGCGGATCGGGTCGAGCACGAGGAACGTCTCGTCGGAGTCGACGTTGGCGTGCATCAGGTCGCCGACGCGTTCGTCCCCGGTGAGGAAGTAGTAGTAGCGCCGGTACGTCGTGTTGGCGATGCGCTGCTGCTTGGCGCTGTCGGCGTAGTGCTGCACGCCGTGCCGTGTGCCGAGGCCCGCCCATGTGCCCAGGTGGTAGACGTCGACCTCGCCGGTGTGCCGCGTCATGGCCTCCGCGAACCGGAAGATGTCGGCGCGCCCGGAGCGCATGTAGGCGAACCAGAGCCACAGGTCGGGCGACAGTTCGGAGTTGTCCCAGGCGTAGCCGCCGACGTCGTAGCACCACTGGTGCCGGCTCGGGTCGTACGTGTGCATGATGTCGCCGTAGTCCCAGAAGCCGTACCACCTGCGCATCTCCACCTGGTCCTGGTAGTAGGTGAAGAGGAAGTCGAGATGGTCCTCGATCTTCGCCTTGGCGGCGGTGGAGCGGTCCGGCTCGGCGAACAGCCGGCCGAAGACACCTGCCTCGACGAGCTGCCGGGGCGGAGCGGCGAGCTGCGCCGGCTTGCGTACGGCGGCCACCTGCTGCGCCATCGCCGCGGCGCTCGGCGTCGACTCGTGGGCCCAGAAGAGGAGTTCGCTGGTACGGGCGATCCCGTAGGGGGTGCCGAAGCCGGGCTCGTAGTCCTCGTAGGTGATGTTGAGGCCTTCGAGCTGCTCGGGGTACGTGTCCTGGCCCATGCCGTCGTGGTAGAAGCGCAGGTCCATGGGTGGTGACTCGGGCGACCAGAGCCACAGGGTGACCTCGGCCTCGTCGGTCTGCGCGTCGCGGATGTCGAGCTGGGCGGGGAACTTCTCCCAGAAGTCCCGCAGCCCGAAGGCGAGTCCGCCACTGGCCCCGCCCACGTAGCCGAAGCCGCTGGCCCGCCGGCCCCCGCCCGCGGAGATCCAGCCGTGGCCCTTCTTGGTGCGCTTGCGCACGCCGAAGCCGTCCGCCGACAACTGCGAGAGGGTGTAGTCGCCCCACTCGGGGATGTACTGGAGCCGGGTGGTCACCCGCTGGTCCCAGGTCGCCGGATCGGGCAGCTTCTGCCCCTCGAACTGGGCCGTGCGGATGGCCGCGCCCGGGTCCCGGCGGAGCCCGGTGATGCCCTTGACCGCCTCGCGCAGCAGCCCGGTCCCCTCCCCGCCGATCCGGATGTGCCGGTCGTACGCGGCGTCGCGCATCGGCACCTTGAAGCGCACGCCGATGCCGCGGATGAAGTCGCCGCTCGCCTTTCCGGGCTCCTGGGTGCCATCGAAGGTGATCGTGTGGACCATGCGGAACGACTCGCCGCCCGCGTAGAAGTAGAGGCGCACCGAGAAGGGCAGCCAGCTCCGGCCGCCCTTGCGGTGCTTGCCGTCGATACGGACCACGGCCCGGACCGGTCCGTCCTGCTCGACCTCGGCCTCCGCGATGACGCTCTCGAAGCGCTCGTACTTCTCGGCGCCCTGGTCGCCGTCCTCGATCTCGGGCTGGCGCAGCAGCACGAGACGGCCGTCCCTGGCGATCTCCGTCGAGCCGCGGACGACGGACTTGACGAGGGCGGAACCGCTCCTGCCGAGCTTCGCGGTGATGACCCCGGTCGAGACGGTGAGGGTGCCGCCGCTCCTGCCGACCGTGACCTCCTTCTGCGGGGCGGCGGGCGGACCCGCGTCGAGGGTGAGCTTTCCGCTGCCCGCCCCCGGACCGACCGCGTGCGCGGTCCACTTCAGGGAGCCGTCGGGCCAGTAGCCGATCGGCCAGGACTGGACGGGCACGGCCTTGCCGTCGGCGTCGGTGAGCGCGAACGTCTGGTCCTTGTCGTACGTGCCTTTGGGCCAGGGCACGCCCACGGTCGAGCCGGGCGCCGCGCCGAGGCCGCCGTCCTCCAGCCAGTCCAGGGGCACCGGGTCCGCGTCGGCGGCCTTTGCTCCCGGGGTGGTCTGCGCGGCCCGGGCGTCCTGTGCGCCCAGGGCCCAGCTGAACTGGGTGGCGGCTCCGGCGACGGCAGCCGCTCTGAGGAGGGACCTGCGGGGGATGGGGGACATGGCCTTTCCTTTCCTTGCGAGGTGGTCAGGATGGCGATCAGGGAGGTAGTCAGGTGCATGACAGACAAGGGCTCGGCGCCCCGCGCCGGCCCTGTGTCCGTGCACGCGCGCGTGGCGGGTGCCGGCGAACTGTTCGGTCAGCGGCGCCGGCCGCGTTCCTCCACGGCGAGGGCCGCCGCGGCGACGGCCCCCAGGACGGGGATCGCCAGCGGCGGCACGAACCAGCCGGAGACGGCCACGACGGCCAGTCCTCCGACGAGCAGGAAGGACCCGGCGGGGTCCAGGACCGTACGGCGTCCGGCGGCGCCGAGCAGCTCGCGCCACCGGGCGCCGGGCTCCCAGACGGCCGCCGCGCGCAGCCCGGCGACGGCCAGCCCGATCAGCGCGAACAGCCCCACGGCCCCGACGAACGGGCCGCCGGGAATCCCCGCGCGCACGGCCTGGACGTCTACCCACACCGCGAGGGCGGCGGCCCATCCCGCGAGCCCGGCGGCCCACCCGCCGCGCACGGCCAGGCGGAAGTCCGCGACGAACTCCCGCCAGCCGCCCGCCTCGTGGCCCGTACGCCGTCGCAGATGCCGTGACCCGGCGGCGAACGCCGCCGGACAAGTGACCAGGGGCAGCGAGGCCACCGCGATCCACACCCCCGTGAGCAGACACTCGGCGAAGAGCGCGAACCGCTCGGCGAAGGCGGACTCCCGCCGCGTGACGGTGGCCTTACGGGCGGTCGTGCGCGTCTGGGTCATGACCTGTTCAGCCCTTCAGACCGGAGGTCGCCATGCCGTCGATGAGGTAGCGCTGGAAGGCGAGGAAGAAGGCCAGTACGGGCAGCAGGGCCACCAGCGACATGGCGATCATGCCGCCGTAGTTGGCGACGCCCTCCTGGTCGCGGAACATCATCATGCCGAGGGAGACGGTGTACTTGGCGGGCTCGTTGAGATAGATCAGCGGGCCCATGAAGTCGTTCCAGGCGTTGATGAAGGTGAAGATCGCGCTGGTGATGAGCGCCGGCCTGCACAGCGGCAGCACGATCGACCAGTAGATCCGCAGATGCCCGCAGCCGTCGAGCCGTGCCGCCTCGTCCAGTTCCCTGGGCAGGTTGCGCATGAACTGCACCATGAGGAAGACGAAGAACGCCTCGGTGGCCAGGAACTTGCCGAGCAGCAGCGGCACGTACGTGTTGATGAGCTCCATCTTCTGGAACATCACGTACTGCGGGATCAGCAGTACGTGGTACGGCAGCAGCAGCGTGCCGATCATCAGCGAGAACATCAGGTTGCGCCCGGCGAACCGGATGCGGGCGAACGCGTACGCCGTCAGCGAGCAGGAGACCAGGATGCCGACGACGGAGCCGAGCGCGTAGAAGAGGGAGTTCTGGAAGAACGTGGCGATCGAGATGTCCGCGATGCCGTCGGCCAGCCCCTTGAAGTTCTGCAGGATCGGGCTGGTCGGGAAGAGCTGCAGACTGCCGATGATCTCCCGGCTGGGCTTGAACGAGGCGCCGATGACCCAGACGACGGGGTAAAGGACGACCGCGAGGACGAGCAGGGCGCCGATGTGCCAGGCGAGCGACCCGGTGCTCTTCCGCCCGAGTGGCAGGGACTTGCGCGGCGGGGCGGCGTTCGTACGGGTACCCGTACTCGCGCTTGCGCCAGTGGTCGTGGGGGTGGTGGTGCTCATCGGGAGGCCTCCTCGTAGTGCACCCATCGCTTCTGGGACCAGAAGAGGACGACCGTCACCAGGGCGACGGCGAGCAGCAGCATCCAGGCCATCGCCGAGGCGAAGCCCATCTGGGCCTCCTTGAAGCCCTTCTGGTACAGGTAACAGGTGTAGACGAGCGTGGAGTCGGCCGGCCCGCAGGTGGCGTTGGAGACGACGTACGCGGAGCCGAAGATCTGGAACGAGTGGATGGTCTCCAGCAGCACGTTGAAGAACAGCACCGGGGAAATCATCGGCAGGGTGATGCTCCAGAACCGCTTGAACGGTCCGGCGCCGTCGACCTCGGCCGCCTCGTACAGCTCTTTGGGCACCTGCTTCAGACCGGCGAGGAAGATGACCATGGGGGCGCCGAACTGCCAGACGGTGAGTGCCACCAGGCTGTAGAGCACCCAGTCCGGGTTGCCGACCCAGCCCCCGACGTCGACCCCGAAGAACGACTGCGTACGGTCCACGGCGGCGTCGTCGGAGAACAGCGCGCGCCACACGAAGCCGATGGACACGCTCGCGCCGATCAGCGAGGGGGCGTAGAACGCGGCCCGGTAGAAGGCCTGTCCGCGGCGGCTCTGGGCGAGCAGCAGGGCCACCCCGAGCGCGAGCAGCAGTTTCAGCGGGGTACCGATGACGACGTACTTCGCCGTCACCTCGACCGACTTCTGCCACCGGGGGTCGTCGAGCATCCTGCTGAAGTTGTCGAAGCCGATCCACTTCGGGGAGTCGAAGAGGTT
This sequence is a window from Streptomyces ortus. Protein-coding genes within it:
- a CDS encoding Tat pathway signal sequence domain protein, which codes for MSPIPRRSLLRAAAVAGAATQFSWALGAQDARAAQTTPGAKAADADPVPLDWLEDGGLGAAPGSTVGVPWPKGTYDKDQTFALTDADGKAVPVQSWPIGYWPDGSLKWTAHAVGPGAGSGKLTLDAGPPAAPQKEVTVGRSGGTLTVSTGVITAKLGRSGSALVKSVVRGSTEIARDGRLVLLRQPEIEDGDQGAEKYERFESVIAEAEVEQDGPVRAVVRIDGKHRKGGRSWLPFSVRLYFYAGGESFRMVHTITFDGTQEPGKASGDFIRGIGVRFKVPMRDAAYDRHIRIGGEGTGLLREAVKGITGLRRDPGAAIRTAQFEGQKLPDPATWDQRVTTRLQYIPEWGDYTLSQLSADGFGVRKRTKKGHGWISAGGGRRASGFGYVGGASGGLAFGLRDFWEKFPAQLDIRDAQTDEAEVTLWLWSPESPPMDLRFYHDGMGQDTYPEQLEGLNITYEDYEPGFGTPYGIARTSELLFWAHESTPSAAAMAQQVAAVRKPAQLAAPPRQLVEAGVFGRLFAEPDRSTAAKAKIEDHLDFLFTYYQDQVEMRRWYGFWDYGDIMHTYDPSRHQWCYDVGGYAWDNSELSPDLWLWFAYMRSGRADIFRFAEAMTRHTGEVDVYHLGTWAGLGTRHGVQHYADSAKQQRIANTTYRRYYYFLTGDERVGDLMHANVDSDETFLVLDPIRKIRTEPYEPDRNALSIGFGTDWSGLVSAWLTEWERRGPKWEKARARVLSTMETIAAQPNGFVQGSALYDLDTGKFAVADSAVVGVSHLSAMFGLVELNAELLDQIDMPRFKEAWLDYCRYFNATKAEQKARYGSDFGSLLLFQGHSRQDAYAAVELGDDALAARAWRQFYNSADTWDYKESTDWSTKEVAGPVGLVAGSEASWVSTNTTALYGLAAIQNLALIGNKMP
- a CDS encoding carbohydrate ABC transporter permease: MSTTTPTTTGASASTGTRTNAAPPRKSLPLGRKSTGSLAWHIGALLVLAVVLYPVVWVIGASFKPSREIIGSLQLFPTSPILQNFKGLADGIADISIATFFQNSLFYALGSVVGILVSCSLTAYAFARIRFAGRNLMFSLMIGTLLLPYHVLLIPQYVMFQKMELINTYVPLLLGKFLATEAFFVFLMVQFMRNLPRELDEAARLDGCGHLRIYWSIVLPLCRPALITSAIFTFINAWNDFMGPLIYLNEPAKYTVSLGMMMFRDQEGVANYGGMIAMSLVALLPVLAFFLAFQRYLIDGMATSGLKG
- a CDS encoding carbohydrate ABC transporter permease, whose translation is MGTAVTTLIKDSPPDAPEKRPGGPVAVRRRGRRENLAGYLFMSPWIAGFLLLTAGPMAASLYFAFTDYNLFDSPKWIGFDNFSRMLDDPRWQKSVEVTAKYVVIGTPLKLLLALGVALLLAQSRRGQAFYRAAFYAPSLIGASVSIGFVWRALFSDDAAVDRTQSFFGVDVGGWVGNPDWVLYSLVALTVWQFGAPMVIFLAGLKQVPKELYEAAEVDGAGPFKRFWSITLPMISPVLFFNVLLETIHSFQIFGSAYVVSNATCGPADSTLVYTCYLYQKGFKEAQMGFASAMAWMLLLAVALVTVVLFWSQKRWVHYEEASR